In Thermodesulfobacteriota bacterium, a genomic segment contains:
- a CDS encoding antitoxin, RHH family protein yields the protein MPAKNPRINVVLEKPLYEAIRRIAKKEGISISLKARDLLREALEIHEDIILNEIASEREKTFRRKKALTHDEIWTDRPSSRKED from the coding sequence ATGCCTGCCAAAAACCCACGTATTAACGTTGTTTTAGAAAAACCTCTTTACGAGGCGATCAGAAGAATTGCAAAAAAGGAGGGGATATCAATTTCGCTTAAAGCAAGAGATTTGCTGCGCGAGGCTTTGGAGATTCATGAAGACATAATTCTTAACGAAATTGCCTCAGAACGTGAAAAAACATTTAGACGAAAAAAAGCTCTTACTCATGATGAAATATGGACCGATCGGCCTAGCTCTCGAAAAGAAGACTAA